One segment of Halococcus salsus DNA contains the following:
- a CDS encoding amidohydrolase, with translation MTTLEIVGGQVLRPDMTVEHVDVLADRETGEIRAVGDVPAGDESLDASGGLVIPGLVNAHTHVAMTLLRGYADDEPLETWLQEDVWPVEATLEPTDVRAGVELGLVEMIETGTTGFCDMYFDVAETVAAVEEAGLRARVGHGIVTVGKDGDEARADFEEGLRVAREFDGAAGGRISTAFMPHSLTTVDADELDEFVPEAREAGVPVHLHANETTGEVEPIVDDHGKRPLEYAVDRGLLEPEDFVAHGVHVDEREVDLLAERGAGVVHCPASNMKLASGIAPVQDLLDAGVMVGLGTDGAASNNDLDMFDELRDAAMVGKLGAGDASAVDAPSAVGMATAGSAAVAGFDSGRIEAGANADLAVLDLDATHLTPHHDLVSHLAYAASGTDVRHTVCDGEVLMRDREVLTLDVDEVRETAERHAAAVVERAE, from the coding sequence ATGACCACCCTCGAGATCGTCGGCGGTCAGGTGCTTCGCCCGGACATGACCGTCGAGCACGTGGACGTGCTCGCGGACCGGGAGACGGGCGAGATACGCGCGGTCGGCGACGTTCCCGCTGGCGACGAATCGCTGGACGCGAGCGGTGGGCTCGTCATTCCTGGACTGGTCAACGCCCACACCCACGTCGCGATGACGCTGTTGCGGGGCTACGCCGACGACGAACCGCTCGAAACCTGGCTGCAGGAGGACGTTTGGCCGGTCGAGGCCACCCTCGAACCCACGGACGTCCGGGCCGGGGTCGAACTCGGGCTGGTCGAGATGATCGAGACCGGGACGACCGGCTTCTGCGATATGTACTTCGACGTCGCCGAGACCGTCGCCGCGGTCGAGGAAGCGGGCCTCCGCGCCCGCGTCGGCCACGGCATCGTCACCGTCGGGAAGGACGGGGACGAGGCCCGGGCGGACTTCGAGGAGGGGCTGCGCGTTGCCCGCGAGTTCGACGGCGCGGCGGGTGGGAGGATTTCGACGGCGTTCATGCCCCACAGCCTCACCACCGTCGACGCCGACGAACTCGACGAGTTCGTGCCGGAGGCGCGCGAGGCGGGCGTTCCGGTCCACCTCCACGCCAACGAGACGACCGGCGAGGTCGAGCCCATCGTCGACGACCACGGAAAACGCCCGCTCGAATACGCCGTCGACCGTGGACTCCTCGAACCCGAGGACTTCGTCGCCCACGGCGTCCACGTCGACGAGCGCGAGGTCGACCTGCTCGCCGAGCGGGGTGCGGGCGTGGTCCACTGTCCGGCCTCGAACATGAAGCTCGCGAGCGGCATCGCGCCGGTGCAGGACCTCCTCGATGCGGGTGTCATGGTCGGACTGGGGACCGACGGGGCGGCCTCGAACAATGACCTCGACATGTTCGACGAGCTCCGCGACGCCGCGATGGTCGGCAAACTCGGGGCCGGCGACGCGAGCGCGGTCGACGCCCCGAGCGCGGTCGGGATGGCGACGGCGGGGAGCGCCGCCGTCGCGGGCTTCGATTCCGGCCGGATCGAGGCGGGTGCGAACGCCGACCTCGCCGTCCTCGACCTCGACGCGACCCACCTCACGCCCCACCACGACCTCGTGAGCCACCTCGCCTACGCCGCGTCGGGGACCGACGTTCGACACACGGTCTGTGATGGCGAGGTCCTGATGCGCGACCGCGAGGTCCTGACGCTCGACGTGGACGAAGTCCGTGAAACGGCCGAGCGCCACGCCGCGGCCGTCGTCGAGCGCGCCGAGTAA
- a CDS encoding PQQ-dependent sugar dehydrogenase, whose protein sequence is MNADSRPETSSSSEPTPTRRRLLGTVAAGTLAGVTGGLGGVGTGRATRARQQEAVVPGGPSVGLETVTDEFEEPIDFAAPTGDDRWFVLERAGQVYVVDDDGRRDEPFIDIADRMTPVEGEQGALGLAFHPDFTDNGRFYLRYSEPPTEETPDPYSHNAVLSEFTTTDDGSSGDPDSERQLISEPEPQSNHNGGAVAFGPDGYLYASLGDGGKGGDTGTGHAEDWYDANEGGNGQDVTENLLGSVLRIDVDGESDGKPYAIPEDNPLVGQEGLDEHYAWGFRNPWRMGFSNGELYVADVGQSEYEEVDIVENGGNYGWNVREGTHCYGTSGDSCPSSTPDSVRGGEPLIDPVIEYPHVRDGQPIGVSVIGGYVYDGSVDALAGQYVFGDYLFGGSDAGALFAATPSDGDDLWSFTKLDVATTDDGELNGALIAIGRDNDDELYALTRGDDGGGVHRLVPASEASGGSANRTDAGTTGTSTGMAAGTNGTAGGAAAGGAGAAGGTTAAGGGSGATSDAGTAGTSATGGGSNETTSSNGPGFGVVATLAGLAAVGARLVGDRE, encoded by the coding sequence ATGAACGCAGATAGCCGCCCCGAAACCTCCTCCTCCTCCGAACCGACTCCGACCCGCCGCCGCCTGCTCGGGACCGTCGCAGCCGGCACGCTCGCCGGGGTGACCGGTGGTCTCGGCGGGGTCGGCACGGGTCGTGCGACACGCGCTCGACAGCAGGAGGCGGTGGTACCGGGCGGTCCATCGGTCGGCCTCGAAACCGTCACCGACGAGTTCGAGGAGCCGATCGACTTCGCCGCGCCGACGGGCGACGACCGGTGGTTCGTGCTCGAACGCGCGGGCCAGGTCTACGTGGTCGACGACGACGGCAGGCGGGACGAGCCGTTCATCGACATCGCCGACCGGATGACCCCCGTCGAGGGCGAACAGGGTGCGCTGGGGCTCGCCTTCCACCCCGACTTCACGGACAACGGCCGGTTCTACCTCCGCTACAGCGAACCCCCGACCGAGGAGACGCCCGACCCCTACTCGCACAACGCGGTGCTCTCCGAGTTCACGACGACCGACGACGGGTCGAGCGGCGACCCCGACTCCGAACGCCAGCTCATCTCCGAGCCCGAACCCCAGAGCAACCACAACGGCGGTGCGGTGGCGTTCGGTCCAGATGGCTACCTCTACGCCTCGCTCGGTGACGGCGGCAAGGGCGGCGACACCGGCACCGGCCACGCCGAGGACTGGTACGACGCGAACGAGGGCGGTAACGGCCAGGACGTCACCGAGAACCTGCTGGGGAGCGTCCTCCGGATCGACGTCGACGGTGAATCGGACGGCAAACCCTACGCCATCCCCGAGGACAACCCGCTCGTTGGACAGGAAGGTCTCGACGAACACTACGCCTGGGGCTTTCGCAACCCGTGGCGAATGGGGTTCTCGAACGGCGAGCTCTACGTCGCCGACGTCGGCCAGTCGGAGTACGAGGAGGTCGATATCGTCGAGAACGGCGGGAACTACGGCTGGAACGTCAGGGAGGGCACCCACTGTTACGGCACGAGCGGCGACAGCTGCCCGAGTTCGACCCCGGACTCGGTCCGGGGCGGTGAACCGCTCATCGACCCCGTCATCGAGTACCCACACGTCAGGGACGGCCAGCCGATCGGAGTCTCGGTCATCGGCGGCTACGTCTACGACGGGTCGGTCGACGCGCTCGCCGGTCAGTACGTCTTCGGCGACTACCTCTTCGGCGGCTCCGACGCCGGCGCGCTGTTCGCCGCCACGCCGAGCGACGGCGACGACCTCTGGTCGTTCACGAAGCTCGACGTCGCCACGACCGACGACGGCGAACTGAACGGCGCGCTCATCGCGATCGGTCGGGACAACGACGACGAGCTCTACGCCCTCACCCGGGGCGACGACGGCGGCGGCGTCCACCGACTCGTCCCCGCCTCGGAGGCGAGCGGCGGGTCCGCGAACCGGACGGACGCCGGGACGACGGGGACGTCGACGGGGATGGCGGCCGGGACGAACGGAACGGCGGGGGGTGCGGCGGCCGGCGGAGCCGGTGCGGCGGGTGGAACGACCGCAGCGGGCGGCGGATCCGGGGCCACGAGCGATGCGGGCACCGCCGGGACCAGCGCAACGGGTGGCGGCAGTAACGAGACCACCAGCTCGAACGGACCGGGGTTCGGCGTCGTCGCCACGCTCGCGGGTCTCGCGGCGGTCGGCGCGCGGCTCGTCGGCGACCGCGAGTAA
- a CDS encoding methyltransferase domain-containing protein — MYVVEFAGEDDAFAAREAATAMAGVEVVAPGLGVAEAVDGRAVRSLAYTHRVSRVVGRSAATVEAAVASLAVAPLDLDGTVAVRARDVRSTATVDTRHAERELGGVLTEAGLPVDLDDPDHELRALFSDERCVLGWLDIETDRGFGARAPTKKPFFQPGSMSPLLARALVTIAGAEPDSFVVDPMCGTGGVLVEAGLVGADVLGLDAQAKMARGAHENLAHYLENGWATARGDATHLPLEDGAADAVVFDAPYGRQSRIEGDLEALVTGALAEARRVAPRAVLVSDRPWTDAACEVGWSVEDVFERRVHASLTRYIAVLG; from the coding sequence GTGTACGTCGTCGAGTTCGCCGGCGAGGACGACGCGTTCGCCGCCCGCGAGGCCGCGACCGCGATGGCGGGGGTCGAGGTCGTCGCCCCCGGGCTCGGGGTCGCCGAAGCGGTCGACGGTCGAGCGGTGCGGAGCCTCGCGTACACCCACCGGGTAAGTCGTGTCGTCGGTCGATCCGCGGCGACCGTCGAGGCCGCCGTCGCGTCCCTCGCGGTCGCCCCGCTCGACCTCGATGGAACCGTCGCGGTCCGGGCGCGCGACGTCCGCTCCACGGCGACCGTCGACACCCGACACGCCGAACGGGAACTCGGCGGGGTGCTGACGGAAGCAGGACTCCCGGTCGACCTCGACGACCCCGACCACGAGCTTCGGGCGCTGTTCTCGGACGAACGCTGTGTCCTCGGCTGGCTCGACATCGAGACCGACCGGGGGTTCGGGGCGCGCGCGCCGACGAAGAAGCCCTTCTTCCAGCCGGGGTCGATGAGTCCGCTGCTCGCGCGGGCGCTCGTCACCATCGCCGGCGCGGAGCCCGACTCGTTCGTGGTGGACCCGATGTGCGGTACCGGCGGGGTGCTGGTCGAGGCCGGGCTAGTCGGAGCCGACGTGCTGGGCCTCGACGCCCAGGCGAAGATGGCCCGCGGGGCGCATGAGAACCTCGCGCACTACCTCGAAAACGGGTGGGCCACCGCGCGCGGCGACGCGACCCACCTTCCCCTCGAAGACGGTGCGGCCGACGCGGTGGTGTTCGACGCGCCCTACGGTCGCCAGTCGAGGATCGAGGGCGACCTCGAAGCCCTCGTGACCGGCGCGCTCGCCGAGGCCCGGCGGGTCGCGCCGCGGGCGGTACTCGTCAGCGACCGACCGTGGACCGACGCGGCGTGCGAGGTGGGCTGGAGCGTCGAGGACGTCTTCGAGCGGCGGGTACACGCTTCGCTCACCCGCTACATCGCGGTGTTGGGGTGA
- a CDS encoding TATA-box-binding protein, with product MSAQDPKETINIENVVASTGIGQELDLQSVAMDLEGADYDPEQFPGLVYRTQNPKSAALIFRSGKIVCTGAKSTADVHESLEIVFDKLRDLEIKVEDEPEIVVQNIVTSADLQKTLNLNAIAIGLGLENIEYEPEQFPGLVYRLDDPEVVALLFGSGKLVITGGKEPADAEHAVDKITDRLDDLGLLDG from the coding sequence ATGTCCGCTCAGGACCCAAAGGAAACCATCAACATCGAGAACGTCGTGGCGTCGACGGGTATCGGGCAGGAACTCGACCTCCAGAGCGTAGCGATGGACCTCGAAGGTGCGGACTACGACCCCGAGCAGTTCCCGGGGCTGGTCTACCGAACCCAGAACCCGAAGTCCGCGGCCCTGATCTTCCGGTCGGGGAAGATCGTCTGTACCGGCGCGAAGAGCACCGCCGACGTCCACGAGAGCCTCGAGATCGTCTTCGACAAGCTCCGGGACCTCGAGATCAAGGTCGAGGACGAACCCGAGATCGTCGTCCAGAACATCGTCACGAGCGCCGACCTCCAGAAGACCCTGAACCTCAACGCGATCGCCATCGGGCTGGGGCTCGAGAACATCGAGTACGAGCCCGAACAGTTCCCGGGGCTGGTCTACCGGCTCGACGACCCCGAGGTCGTCGCGCTGCTGTTCGGCTCGGGCAAGCTCGTCATCACCGGCGGCAAGGAGCCCGCCGACGCCGAACACGCCGTCGACAAGATCACCGACCGGCTCGACGACCTCGGGCTCCTCGACGGCTGA
- a CDS encoding potassium channel family protein, translating to MNCVLVGYGRVGIRTAQILDTEGHEVTVVENDPEKVERARGAGLDVIEGDGASEAVLESADLETADAVGGLTGDPEVNFEVCRVGNDHGCRTVLRISDEFTEDVYRKYSEGVDEIIYPEQLGAAGAKTALLGGDFSVLADVTEHLSAIVLVVPEDSPVVGERVVALEIPDDARIYAHGRAGEPMTIPLPRTEVEPGDRLALMAEPDVVSAVRDQVHGTADA from the coding sequence ATGAACTGCGTACTGGTGGGGTACGGTCGCGTCGGGATCCGGACCGCACAGATCCTCGACACGGAGGGCCACGAGGTGACCGTCGTCGAGAACGACCCCGAGAAGGTCGAACGGGCTCGCGGGGCGGGGCTCGACGTGATCGAGGGCGACGGGGCCTCGGAGGCGGTGCTCGAATCGGCCGACCTCGAAACCGCCGACGCGGTCGGCGGCCTCACCGGCGACCCCGAGGTCAACTTCGAGGTCTGTCGGGTGGGCAACGACCACGGCTGTCGCACCGTCCTCCGGATCAGCGACGAGTTCACCGAGGACGTCTACCGCAAGTACAGCGAGGGCGTCGACGAGATCATCTACCCCGAGCAGCTCGGCGCGGCCGGGGCGAAGACCGCACTGCTCGGCGGCGATTTCAGTGTGCTCGCCGACGTCACCGAGCACCTCTCGGCGATCGTGCTCGTCGTCCCCGAGGACTCCCCGGTGGTTGGCGAGCGCGTCGTGGCGCTCGAGATCCCCGACGACGCTCGCATCTACGCCCACGGTCGCGCGGGCGAGCCGATGACGATCCCGCTGCCGAGGACCGAAGTCGAGCCCGGCGACCGGCTAGCGCTGATGGCCGAACCGGACGTCGTCTCGGCAGTCCGCGACCAGGTCCACGGGACGGCCGACGCCTGA
- a CDS encoding adenosylhomocysteinase, whose translation MTASPITDRLDDPAASQESGRQKIDWAREHMPILDALREEFEAEQPLASERLGMAMHVEATTAVLTETLAAGGAEIAITGCNPLSTHDDVSAALDANENITSYAERGVDDEEYYAAIEAVIDHEPTITVDDGMDMVAAIHEDHPDLIDSIKGGCEETTTGVHRLRAMDDDGALDYPVFAVNDTPMKHLFDNVHGTGESSLAAIAMTTNLSWAGKTVVVAGYGFCGRGVAKKAAGQNAKVVVTEVDPRRALEAHMEGYDVLPMDEAAAVGDVFVTTTGNRDVITRDHFESMKDGVLLANAGHFDIEIDLDALSDLATDDREVRPGVREYALSDGRRLNVLAEGRLVNLAAPVALGHPVEVMDQSFGVQAVSVREHTESSYEPGVHDVPDELDREVAEIKLDAEGIALDELTETQTEYMGSWDHGT comes from the coding sequence ATGACCGCATCTCCGATCACCGACCGCCTCGACGACCCGGCGGCGAGCCAGGAGTCGGGCCGGCAGAAGATCGACTGGGCCCGCGAACACATGCCGATCCTCGACGCGCTCCGCGAGGAGTTCGAGGCCGAGCAACCCCTCGCGAGCGAACGCCTCGGGATGGCGATGCACGTCGAGGCCACCACGGCCGTCCTCACCGAGACCCTCGCGGCGGGCGGGGCGGAGATCGCCATCACCGGGTGTAACCCGCTCTCGACCCACGACGACGTCAGCGCCGCGCTCGACGCCAACGAGAACATCACCTCCTACGCCGAGCGCGGCGTCGACGACGAGGAGTACTACGCCGCCATCGAGGCGGTCATCGACCACGAACCGACTATCACCGTCGACGACGGCATGGACATGGTCGCCGCGATCCACGAGGACCACCCCGACCTCATCGATTCGATCAAGGGTGGCTGTGAGGAGACGACGACCGGCGTCCACCGCCTCCGCGCGATGGACGACGACGGCGCGCTCGACTACCCGGTGTTCGCGGTGAACGACACGCCGATGAAACACCTCTTCGACAACGTTCACGGGACCGGCGAGTCCTCGCTCGCCGCCATCGCGATGACCACCAACCTCTCGTGGGCGGGGAAAACGGTGGTCGTCGCGGGCTACGGCTTCTGCGGCCGCGGCGTGGCGAAGAAGGCCGCCGGCCAGAACGCGAAGGTCGTCGTCACGGAGGTCGACCCACGTCGCGCGCTCGAAGCCCACATGGAGGGCTACGACGTCCTCCCGATGGACGAGGCCGCCGCCGTCGGCGACGTTTTCGTTACGACTACCGGGAACCGTGACGTGATCACCCGCGACCACTTCGAGTCGATGAAGGATGGGGTACTGCTCGCCAACGCGGGCCACTTCGACATCGAGATCGACCTCGACGCGCTCTCGGACCTCGCCACGGACGACCGTGAAGTCCGGCCCGGCGTTCGGGAGTACGCGCTCAGTGATGGGAGACGGCTCAACGTGCTCGCGGAGGGCCGGTTAGTAAACCTCGCCGCGCCGGTGGCGCTCGGCCACCCGGTCGAGGTGATGGACCAGTCCTTCGGGGTCCAGGCCGTCTCGGTTCGCGAACACACCGAGTCGAGCTACGAACCCGGCGTCCACGACGTGCCCGACGAGCTGGACCGCGAGGTCGCCGAGATCAAACTCGACGCTGAGGGGATCGCGCTCGACGAGCTCACCGAAACGCAGACCGAGTACATGGGGAGCTGGGACCACGGGACGTGA
- the hjc gene encoding Holliday junction resolvase Hjc, which yields MSHAKGDRVERELVNRLDGAGFAVMRAPASGSATERELPDVLAGNGDTFYAIEAKSSSGNPIYLTGEEVEALVFFARNFGAKPRIGVRFDREDWYFFHPGDCYVTDGGNYRVKKETALSDGIDFDELTGQTSRTQLDEYED from the coding sequence ATGTCGCACGCGAAAGGCGACCGGGTCGAACGCGAACTCGTCAACCGGCTCGACGGGGCGGGCTTCGCGGTGATGCGCGCGCCCGCGAGCGGGAGCGCCACCGAGCGGGAGCTTCCCGACGTGCTCGCGGGTAACGGCGACACGTTCTACGCCATCGAGGCGAAATCCTCCTCGGGGAATCCGATCTATCTCACGGGCGAGGAGGTGGAGGCGCTCGTCTTCTTCGCGCGGAACTTCGGCGCGAAACCCCGGATCGGGGTGCGCTTCGACCGCGAGGACTGGTACTTCTTCCACCCCGGCGACTGCTACGTCACCGACGGCGGCAACTACCGCGTCAAGAAGGAGACCGCCCTCTCCGACGGCATCGACTTCGACGAGCTCACCGGCCAGACCTCACGAACGCAGCTCGACGAGTACGAGGACTGA
- a CDS encoding antitoxin VapB family protein, whose product MGTKTISLADDAYERLEAAKREGESFSDAVRRLTPGIHLAEYVGILDEGTADELDTTIAERRAERTDDRRARVRAVADALDERTAEHSSSE is encoded by the coding sequence ATGGGGACCAAGACCATCTCGCTCGCCGACGACGCCTACGAACGGCTCGAAGCGGCCAAACGCGAGGGTGAGAGCTTCAGCGACGCGGTTCGTCGGCTGACGCCGGGCATCCACCTCGCGGAGTACGTCGGCATTCTCGACGAGGGGACCGCCGACGAACTCGACACCACCATCGCGGAGCGGCGAGCCGAACGCACCGACGACCGCCGCGCTCGCGTTCGGGCGGTCGCCGACGCGCTCGACGAGCGGACGGCGGAGCACTCGTCGTCCGAATGA
- a CDS encoding FAD-dependent oxidoreductase — protein MNCETDVLVVGGGATGVGVARDLAMRDVDVTLCERGGLGSGTTGRSHGVLHSGARYAESDAEGARECIAENRIVKRTAGACVRDSGGYFVALDDDDPDYFEAKLAGCRAQDIPAEPMSGAAAREAVPALADDVERVIEVPDAVVYPSRLVAATAESARRHGARVLPDAPVTDLHTENGRVVGATVDHDGGKTVRTNHVVNAAGAWAGEIAAKAGVEVSMQPTKGVMVGVEGVEVTPVLNRCRSPADGDLVVPHDDEVVLGTTSVAVDDPDEYSREDEAVDRMVAECAAMVPALENRNPDRTYWGVRPLYAPDEDERDGARSISRGFFLLDHADDGVGGFSSIVGGKLTTHRRMAEAVADHVCDALGVDGTCRTADEPLPGHDDPAELDDLVDAYVTDSPADSDLRD, from the coding sequence ATGAACTGTGAGACCGACGTCCTCGTCGTCGGTGGCGGTGCGACCGGGGTCGGCGTCGCGCGCGACCTCGCGATGCGGGACGTCGACGTCACGCTCTGTGAACGTGGCGGACTGGGGTCGGGAACGACGGGGCGCTCGCACGGCGTGCTCCACAGCGGCGCGCGCTACGCCGAGTCCGACGCCGAGGGCGCACGCGAGTGTATCGCGGAGAACCGGATCGTAAAGCGGACCGCGGGCGCGTGCGTCCGGGATTCGGGTGGCTACTTCGTCGCGCTCGACGACGACGACCCCGACTACTTCGAGGCGAAGCTCGCGGGCTGTCGGGCGCAGGACATCCCCGCCGAGCCGATGTCGGGTGCGGCGGCGCGCGAGGCGGTGCCGGCGCTCGCCGACGACGTCGAACGGGTGATCGAGGTGCCCGACGCCGTGGTCTACCCCTCGCGGCTCGTCGCGGCCACGGCCGAGAGCGCCCGTCGCCACGGCGCGCGGGTCCTCCCCGACGCACCCGTGACGGACCTCCACACCGAGAACGGGCGGGTCGTCGGCGCGACGGTCGACCACGATGGCGGGAAGACCGTTCGGACGAACCACGTCGTCAACGCGGCGGGCGCGTGGGCGGGCGAGATCGCGGCGAAAGCCGGGGTCGAGGTGTCGATGCAGCCGACGAAGGGCGTGATGGTCGGGGTCGAGGGCGTCGAGGTGACCCCCGTCCTGAATCGGTGTCGGTCGCCCGCCGACGGCGACCTCGTGGTCCCACACGACGACGAGGTGGTGCTCGGCACCACGAGCGTCGCGGTCGACGACCCGGACGAGTATTCGCGGGAGGACGAAGCGGTCGACCGGATGGTCGCCGAGTGCGCCGCGATGGTGCCCGCGCTCGAGAACCGGAACCCGGACAGAACCTACTGGGGCGTCAGACCGCTCTACGCACCGGACGAGGACGAACGCGACGGTGCGCGGTCGATCTCGCGCGGCTTCTTCCTGCTCGACCACGCGGACGACGGCGTCGGGGGGTTCTCGAGCATCGTCGGCGGGAAGCTCACCACCCACCGTCGGATGGCCGAGGCGGTCGCCGACCACGTCTGCGACGCGCTCGGCGTCGACGGGACGTGTCGAACCGCCGACGAACCGCTCCCCGGCCACGACGACCCCGCGGAACTCGACGACCTCGTCGACGCGTACGTGACCGACTCGCCCGCCGACAGCGACCTCAGGGACTGA
- a CDS encoding PIN domain-containing protein yields the protein MILDTTFLVDVLRGDVRENPTATEYIEAIDATGTGKVSSVSVMELWEGVHLADATESERTRVGELLDGIHELPFDRSVAMRAGELSAALLSGGERIETSDVMIGATALVHDEPVLTRNVEQFDRIEGLDIDTY from the coding sequence ATGATACTCGACACCACGTTCCTGGTCGACGTTCTTCGTGGGGACGTACGCGAGAACCCGACCGCAACCGAGTACATCGAGGCGATCGACGCCACCGGAACCGGCAAGGTCTCGTCGGTCTCCGTGATGGAGCTCTGGGAGGGGGTCCACCTCGCGGACGCGACCGAGAGCGAACGAACGCGGGTCGGCGAACTCCTGGATGGGATCCACGAACTCCCGTTCGACAGGAGCGTAGCGATGCGGGCGGGCGAACTCAGCGCCGCACTCCTCTCCGGTGGTGAGCGGATCGAAACCAGCGACGTGATGATCGGAGCCACGGCGTTGGTCCACGACGAACCGGTACTGACACGAAACGTCGAGCAGTTCGACCGGATCGAAGGTCTCGACATCGACACCTACTGA
- a CDS encoding DUF7473 family protein, protein MIENGLVQTAPTTGGLLAYLGTFVLAAAVYSLTAHIAARNVLGDVPARRALLVGPGPAAVSVLLQQYGVLAFVVALALDFVLIRYVYRLRLRTTSLVAVIHLVVSVLVLFVVLSAFRLVGTAPG, encoded by the coding sequence ATGATCGAGAACGGCCTCGTGCAGACCGCCCCGACCACCGGCGGCCTGCTCGCCTACCTCGGGACGTTCGTGCTCGCGGCGGCGGTCTACTCGCTCACCGCGCACATCGCTGCCCGGAACGTCCTCGGCGACGTGCCGGCCCGGCGAGCGCTGCTGGTCGGCCCCGGCCCCGCCGCGGTCTCGGTGCTCCTCCAGCAGTACGGCGTCCTCGCGTTCGTCGTCGCGCTCGCGCTGGATTTCGTGTTGATCCGGTACGTCTACCGCCTCCGCTTGCGGACCACGAGCCTCGTGGCGGTCATCCACCTCGTGGTGAGCGTCCTCGTTTTGTTCGTGGTGCTCAGCGCCTTCCGGCTCGTGGGCACCGCACCCGGATAG
- the hisG gene encoding ATP phosphoribosyltransferase translates to MRLAVPNKGRLHDPTVGLLERAGLHLENGTERQLYASTVDPEVTVLFVRAADVPEYVADGAADAGVTGLDQVREAGVDLDERLDLGFGNCRLVLAAPENGSITSVEDLAGGTVATEFPHIAREYFAEQGIDPEVVEVSGATELTPHVEMADAIIDITSTGTTLRVNGLAVVDEVLQSSARLFVHPDVADDPKLAEIETALSSVRSAEGKRYLMMNAPEDELDAIRDVIPGLGGPTVMNIAGGDQVAVHAVVDERDVFEVITDVKERGASDILVTEIERLVD, encoded by the coding sequence ATGCGCCTCGCCGTGCCCAACAAGGGCCGCCTCCACGATCCGACGGTGGGTCTGCTCGAACGTGCGGGTCTGCACCTCGAAAACGGCACCGAGCGCCAGCTCTACGCCTCGACGGTCGACCCCGAGGTCACGGTGCTGTTCGTCCGGGCGGCCGACGTCCCCGAGTACGTCGCCGACGGCGCGGCCGACGCCGGTGTCACGGGGCTCGACCAGGTCCGCGAGGCCGGCGTCGACCTCGACGAGCGCCTCGACCTCGGGTTCGGGAACTGCCGACTGGTGCTCGCCGCCCCGGAGAACGGCTCGATCACGTCGGTCGAGGACCTCGCGGGCGGGACCGTCGCGACCGAGTTCCCACACATCGCCCGGGAGTACTTCGCCGAGCAGGGGATCGACCCCGAGGTCGTCGAGGTCTCGGGCGCGACCGAGCTCACCCCCCACGTCGAGATGGCCGACGCGATCATCGACATCACCTCGACGGGGACGACCCTCCGGGTCAACGGGCTCGCGGTCGTCGACGAGGTCCTCCAGAGCTCCGCCCGGCTGTTCGTCCACCCCGACGTCGCCGACGACCCGAAGCTCGCCGAGATCGAGACCGCGCTCTCGTCGGTGCGCTCGGCCGAGGGCAAACGCTACCTGATGATGAACGCCCCCGAGGACGAACTCGACGCGATCCGGGACGTGATCCCGGGGCTCGGCGGGCCGACGGTGATGAACATCGCGGGCGGCGACCAGGTCGCGGTCCACGCCGTGGTCGACGAACGCGACGTCTTCGAGGTGATAACCGACGTGAAGGAGCGCGGCGCGAGCGACATTCTGGTGACCGAGATCGAACGCCTCGTCGACTGA